The sequence TGTGTAAAGGAGGAATAATTGAGAAAGCTCGAATGCGGAGCGCCTCGAAGCACACAACCCGTCGTACGTGGACACACAACGACTGCATTCGTGCACACATTCACGCATACTCTCCAAACACTACGCAGGTAAATACAGGCTCCCGAGTGACTTGCGTGAGTTGCAGAGGGGATAAGGAAGTCTGTTATATCAGACACAATCGTTCTGTACAAAATAGAATGAACACAAAATATTTGGACCATAAGTAATCTGTGGATTCCAGAtcactttttatattttctttttcttcaagTTAAATTAAAATCAACAGTATCGAACGGCTTACGTATTAGGTTGAAATGCTAGCTGGTaacattttggaaaaattgtttccGTTCCGGTTATTTCAACTTCTCGAGGATATCCAAAAAGATATCCACGATAGACATATGCTCGCCCATTACGTAGCGTGATTTCCTGTGAATACCCTGATACACGTTCGAATGTAAAATGCTATGCACCTTGTCTAAATAACAGTCTACTCGATTTGCATACAACACACCGTTGCTCTCGTAACGCAACAATTGTGGGTTGTAACTTTCGATCACGCGATTCAAATATCTCGCTGCGTTCACTTCGCCCATTATTCGTTGCATCCCCGGTAACTGCAATATTGGATCGACTCCGATGTTCTTccaaattattgttaaatgcaTGTCGACGTTCTCGGCATTATCCGTATTTTGGTATTCCGAGCAAAAAGTAAATAGATTCTTCGGATCATCTTGAACAGTCGAGTGCACGTACgtttctataaatattttaatatggggTTTCACGATACGGAGCAATGGTTCCAGGAACTTCATTGGATGTTTCGGATCGCAAAATACCACAAGCTTTTGTTTTTCGAATTTTCCTGTACACTCGAACGCGCGAGACTCGCTTTCATGAATTTGCGATTGCGGAGTGGATTTTTCTTTCTTGTCATTGGATCTCTTTTTTGGCGAAGGAACACTACTGACCCTATAAACAagattttgttgaaattattcGAAACGGATATTCGTAACTTGTACAAAGAATTTCTAAACGAACACTATAAACGTTTAATTGAAATAAGCATCTTATTGATATAAATACcttagtaatgtttagaaagatatttacttgtttaaacGACAAATAGGATTGTTATAAACCATTTCCATGTCCACTTTTGACCCAACTAAATCTCGTATATTATTTATTCCATATTTAATCATAGTTGGCCTGGAAAAAGTACCGGACTTGTCTGTATCTTTTCTTTGGGAaacataaaatataattgttaaCGAATCTTTACCTTTCTAAAGATAATCCCCAAGCAATTACGTTAACGTTGCTTGGTAGACCCATTGGTAACAACATTTCTGGTCTGAACATTCCACTGTTACCAATTTCGATCCACTTCTGCAAGCCATTATGGTAACAGAAGATTTCCATGCTCGGCTCGGTGTATGGATTATACGCAGGTTTGAACTCGAGTTGCGTGATTCCgagttttttgaaaaattcgtaCAAGACCCCTATCAAATCGCCCAACGTAAGATTATAATCAGCAACTACACCTTCGATCTGGTGAAATTCCGCAAGATGCGTAGCATCCAATGTTTCATTGCGAAATACTCTATCGATACTGAAATATTTCACCGGTTTAAACTCGCcctgaaattcattttatttgtacacCCTCTCGACAATGTTCTATCGAAATATGTATTCTGAACAAATGTACTCGTATTATGTGGGCTACAGTTTCGATTACCGTTTCCATCAGCTTGTAGAGCATCCTGGCACTGACAGCAGTTGTGTGAGTGCGAAGAAGATTCTTCTGGGCTTCCTCTATTTTCCAGTCGTAACGATAACCGAGAGATCCATATCCTCCATTGCTATGCACTCGCCTCACTTTTTCTAGATAATCCTTTGGAAAGTTTGTAGTGCGACATGGTtctaaaataaagtattttcaagTGACTTCGAAACGTCGGGTAAAAGGACGATAAGATTTAAGAAATACCAGATATAAAGAAGGTATCGTGAGCGTCTctagcaggatgttgctgaggTTGAAACAGAGCGTCGAAGTTCCAGAAAGAACTCTCTACGAAATTGTTCGTCGGCATTTCCGTGAATCTAAAAGAGTGAAAAGTAAAATGTTATCAAGGAGAATACATCGAAAGACTCGGATTTATTTTCTGATAACTCATACCCCATTTCAAGGAAGATTTTCCTAAATTCGCTCCTGACTTTTAACAGAGGGTGCAAATGGCCTACGTCCAGTGCAGAACCCATTGCCGAGAAATTATACGGCTTAAACTTTTTCGTCTTCCAAGCGCCATTCATTATCAAGTCCGCTGTCAATTCTGTTTctaatttttcaactttcgtTGTAAAATTCGGACCTTTTCTCAATAGAACCGACTTTATGATGCTGTAGCGAATAAAATGATTTATGTATAAACTTACTGCTTTATATAATTCAAAAAATAGATTCAATGGCAAAGTTGCAGATGATGTAGATTCTCCCTGATTTCAATAACTTTGGGATTTGActatgttataaatagactgtggatgtttatggaatttgcaatttttgcagacgaattttaagaaagtggaatgaaatacagtcttatttccagtggtagtagcctttgcagacctgaactaaataaaaattgtactaaattcactgtggaattttatattctacgctGTTtttaagccataaatgcataaagagtcacagtctagttataaaactCGACATtttgaataactttttcctgTGAAATAGTTGGCTGTCTGCTTTGGTTTCAGAGATATTAGCAAAAAACTAGGTGTGTCTAAAAAGCTGGATTTGGTGCAAGGAAGTAGAGATAGCCTACTCTACTATCGACAACATGTCTAAAGcttattgaaatcggagagaacccacatcatcggcatcTTTACCGATTCAATAATACACGTACACTTCTTGAATGAGTTTCCTTTTCTTATAATCGCTTCTAAGACGATCGGTCAGGTCCGCTAGATCTTTTAGATGATTCTGCGTTACATCCTCAATGGATTGtactttcttttttataatAGGTGTTTCGGTGCTCTTGTCAATTTGTATCCAACCGGCCTGCAACGCTTTTGAAAATCCAATTTTCGCATATGGTACTTTCTGCATGATTTCAGACTGGGGTACTCCATCGTTGGTAACAGCGTTATACACTGCTGCTTCATGACTTCCATAGTTCACAACGTGCTGACCCTCAGACGTTAATTCCCACTTTTTCTCTTGTATTTGTTGCGTTATAATCAACTGAAAAATACATTCTGAATTAACGAAATCAACTTGCCAACAGCTTTTCAACAAAAACTGTATATTGACAGTGAGTTTTTAGGGTTATGATACGAATGTACATTCGTCTTTGTACATAGGTAATATACAAATCGTTAAAGGATCTATTTGCACTCGAAATAATAATATTCCATAAAGATCTAGTTGTTTATAAATGAATACAGTTTGCATAAGATCGAAAACACAATCTGTCACACTTACGTCACCGACTGCTTCCAGACTTTTGATCGCTCCTATTATTTTCTGATGATTTTCTTTAAAAACATCCGCGAGCGCCAAAGAATTAACTTCCCCATGTTCGGCCAAGTAATCTAAAATTTGGTCGCTCAGTTGTTTCGCCATTATTTGAAACAGACTACCGCGCATAGAACACAACCGGCAAACGAACACGTGAGCCAACTGTGAATCATGATATGAGAATAACTCAGAATAACTGGAATAACCGACTCCTGTTACTGTTTCAGTATTGTACGAAAAACTATTATTGTACAATAATATAATTGCAGCCTACATAAAACTGTTCCCAATCGTAATTTGAATGGATTAAGAACAACGTTGTATTTGGCGGGCCATTTAAATTAAAGATCTACATATTGTATTCTAATGCATTGTAACACGATAAAAAATGGCATGGAATAAATAATCAaaagaaacagtaaaaataatgCAAACAAGTAAAGCAGCTTTTCAAAAGAGATCATGGACATCAATTACAACCGTTGTACATCCGAAATTTGTTCACAGAGATACGCAGAGGGTGCTAAAGAAAGTAAAACAGCAGtaacttttaaatattatatttgtaaGAATACAAATTACTTaagtggaataaatcgtgaggAATGAGTAGCACCGATACCGGGTCTACCATGTTTTACAGGTTTATAGGTGACAGAGAACTCTCCCAAGTAATGGCCAATCATTTCTGGTTTGATTTCCACCTGGTTAAAGGTTTTCCCATTATAAACACCAACGATAGAGCCAACCATTTCTGGTACAATGATCATGTTACGCAAATGGGTCTTGACAATTTCTGGTTTTTCATTCGGCGGTGTCTCCTTCTTTGCCTTACGCAGCTTTTTCACGAGAGCCATAGATTTGCGTTTCAGACCATGGGAAAATCGTCTTCGGGCACGAGCATGCATCAAAACCATCAGCTGCTCACTGTAAATAGATACGTTTGTTTACA is a genomic window of Lasioglossum baleicum chromosome 14, iyLasBale1, whole genome shotgun sequence containing:
- the Alpha-phers gene encoding phenylalanine--tRNA ligase alpha subunit isoform X1, whose protein sequence is MRGSLFQIMAKQLSDQILDYLAEHGEVNSLALADVFKENHQKIIGAIKSLEAVGDLIITQQIQEKKWELTSEGQHVVNYGSHEAAVYNAVTNDGVPQSEIMQKVPYAKIGFSKALQAGWIQIDKSTETPIIKKKVQSIEDVTQNHLKDLADLTDRLRSDYKKRKLIQEVIIKSVLLRKGPNFTTKVEKLETELTADLIMNGAWKTKKFKPYNFSAMGSALDVGHLHPLLKVRSEFRKIFLEMGFTEMPTNNFVESSFWNFDALFQPQQHPARDAHDTFFISEPCRTTNFPKDYLEKVRRVHSNGGYGSLGYRYDWKIEEAQKNLLRTHTTAVSARMLYKLMETGEFKPVKYFSIDRVFRNETLDATHLAEFHQIEGVVADYNLTLGDLIGVLYEFFKKLGITQLEFKPAYNPYTEPSMEIFCYHNGLQKWIEIGNSGMFRPEMLLPMGLPSNVNVIAWGLSLERPTMIKYGINNIRDLVGSKVDMEMVYNNPICRLNKVSSVPSPKKRSNDKKEKSTPQSQIHESESRAFECTGKFEKQKLVVFCDPKHPMKFLEPLLRIVKPHIKIFIETYVHSTVQDDPKNLFTFCSEYQNTDNAENVDMHLTIIWKNIGVDPILQLPGMQRIMGEVNAARYLNRVIESYNPQLLRYESNGVLYANRVDCYLDKVHSILHSNVYQGIHRKSRYVMGEHMSIVDIFLDILEKLK
- the Rps15 gene encoding ribosomal protein S15, with product MLELISGKEEQDRPLLSLIPAPVNMAEQEETQKKKRTFRKFTFRGVDLDQLLDMPNEQLMVLMHARARRRFSHGLKRKSMALVKKLRKAKKETPPNEKPEIVKTHLRNMIIVPEMVGSIVGVYNGKTFNQVEIKPEMIGHYLGEFSVTYKPVKHGRPGIGATHSSRFIPLK
- the Alpha-phers gene encoding phenylalanine--tRNA ligase alpha subunit isoform X2; this encodes MRGSLFQIMAKQLSDQILDYLAEHGEVNSLALADVFKENHQKIIGAIKSLEAVGDLIITQQIQEKKWELTSEGQHVVNYGSHEAAVYNAVTNDGVPQSEIMQKVPYAKIGFSKALQAGWIQIDKSTETPIIKKKVQSIEDVTQNHLKDLADLTDRLRSDYKKRKLIQEVIIKSVLLRKGPNFTTKVEKLETELTADLIMNGAWKTKKFKPYNFSAMGSALDVGHLHPLLKVRSEFRKIFLEMGFTEMPTNNFVESSFWNFDALFQPQQHPARDAHDTFFISEPCRTTNFPKDYLEKVRRVHSNGGYGSLGYRYDWKIEEAQKNLLRTHTTAVSARMLYKLMETGEFKPVKYFSIDRVFRNETLDATHLAEFHQIEGVVADYNLTLGDLIGVLYEFFKKLGITQLEFKPAYNPYTEPSMEIFCYHNGLQKWIEIGNSGMFRPEMLLPMGLPSNVNVIAWGLSLERPTMIKYGINNIRDLVGSKVDMEMVYNNPICRLNK